Within Bactrocera oleae isolate idBacOlea1 chromosome 6, idBacOlea1, whole genome shotgun sequence, the genomic segment GTAGCTGGCCGAGCGCCGGTGGCAATAACTTTAACTCGGCACAGCAACAGGATGTTGAAGAAGTAATTTCACACAATCACtatagttttatattaatttgtattaacTATATGTTTGTTTTGTCTTTGAAGGTGGGCTCAATAAATCAGCAACCGCTAGCCGTGGGCTACATGGTGTCTACAGCGCCAACTGGACGCATGCCTTCCTGGTTTTGGGCAGCCTGCCCACATTTAGAGGATGTTTGTCCAGTATTTTTGAAAACGGCATTGCACCTCCACGTGCCAAACATACAGACAGCCGACGATATACTTAATTCGACAAATGCGCATTCGTCAGCCATAGATCATCCACTGGATTCCTCACTCACTGCCGATGTATTGCGTTTCGTGTTGGAAGGTTACAATGCCTTGTCATGGTTAGCCTTGGACTCCAACACGCACGATCGTCTCTCATGTTTGCCAATTAATGTGCAAatgcttatggatctgtactaTCTGACAGCAGCGATTATGTAAAAccgaaatttcaaacaaacaacgCAAGCcagattgtatatatatatttctatatatatatatatatataaagaaaaagtgtCGTCAATTgtgtattgtaatatatatgcgCTAAGTAGTTAATATGCAAGGAAATGAGTTAATGTGCAGTATTTTTATACGATAAATGTGCAGGATGTCGATAATGCGTATTCAATAATGATTGTTgcaattttagatattttattagtttaaattaaaaagtaaaggaaaaatgaaaacaatacaaaaacgCATTCTAAACAATTTGGTCGTTGCAATTGTGTGTATGTTTCGAATCTAATTTTATgtgtgttttatatatttattataatgtttGATAGTTTATACTTTTGTGATATAAAGTTGAGGTTAAGAaccaaaatcaaataatttcatatatacaCTTCCATATGCACACATGTAACAGCAAATACTTCAAGTTTTATATGCACTTCGTCATAATGTACCCAATGTGCCGTTCAATATGCAAGTAAACGATTTTCGATTCTTATATCCGTCGAATGTTCAAAAACGGTGTAAGCATTTGTGTGCTTCCGTTTGACAAACTTCCAGACTCTGATTTGCTTTGACAAATGTAcgcctttttcttttttattattattattttttttaaattttttttttttttgtctttcattattttattggtTATGCAAACATTCaactgaaattaaattattttttaatttaaaaaatttattaaaaatttattcaaatttaattaaattttttttatataaaaatcttgGCAAATTTAAAGGTTACCGACGGCACTGTAGcagcggttttttttttttttaattaaaacttttttttcgggAAGCATGGCGTATTTTACTAAAAAAGAATTAGGAGTGACTTTGCATTCGAATAAAAACGTTTCCATTCAACTATGTTTAccattttaatgcaaaaacatgaattgccttatatttcacacaaaattttagattaaataaaaagtaatattaaaaaagttaataataaagTGGAAAAATGTAAAAGCAATGACACAACAGTTTTCAATAATGACTAAGCATTAttgttagatatacatatgaataattataattttaccaATTTTGTAAATACAAATAACTGTAAGTTGAACAGCAGGTAGACTTTAACGAAACAAACCAAccactaaaattatattaaaacaaaaaatcaatgaacaaaactaaacaaaaaccgATTATGCGCAAATTcatataagcattttattaaagTTGAGAGGCGGCTGGCCGCAGTGCCACCATTTGAGCGTCTCGAAGCAGGCGTAACAAACAATTgcataattttaagtaaaactaACATATTTATCATAAGTAGTTACACACAATGATTAAAATCGAATTAACATCTTATaagttacatatatacttatagatAAATAGTGTTAGTAGTAACGAGGAATATTTTGTAAGACGATTTCATTTAAGTgtagatataataaaattataattttatacataaatgaagTTTGCATACCTAACATGATGAGCAGAATGCACAGCAAAATGTTGTAAATGCTGAACTTAAATAAGGAAATTTAATacacaatgtatgtatgtagttgataattagtattaaatattttaaatttaagcatATTTAATGTATGGACGAGttgtataataaaacaaaatatacatatataaatatatatttctatatatacatacatatgtacgtctgcatatataaaatagaaattaaatatttacaaactaaATTTCACTGTCGTACCACACGTGTGAAATTATTGCCGGTTCAGTTATCaaatacacacatgtatgtatgtatgagcgtTTGTGCGTTGAAAATATTGTTAGCATAGTAAATGTAATTGTagtggaaaaattaaataaatcttgtatgcatgtgtgtgtgtgtaaattacATAAATGAGAGGAGTCTGAGTAGGAGTTGtagcaaaaatgcaaaatttataaactatCAATTTGTGCATggaaaacacacacaaaaaattaaaatctaagcGAAAAGCTTTCAATAATTCACAATTTGttaacacatttatttattgaatatttgtatatataaattattcttATAAGACAACATTATGTATTATGCTAATGCACAAAACTACATTAACTGTATTGCACGCAATATACCTACATAActtaatatgtgtgtgtgcattttcaGCGAGGTTTTTAGTTGCGcctgcaatttaaaatttttagagtcAAGTTTTTTTAAGATTGATATTACGGTTTTTGTGTGCACAGAGAAGGCATGTGAAAATttacagaaatttaaaaacaaatcgaaaaataaattttttttatttaaaaaatatgaaatgtttattttcagatcagatttttatttattttgtgtttttaaaaatacgttttttaattttttgtttctaaaaaaaattttttttaatttgtttttaaaaatattttttttaaatatgttttaaaaatatttttttttaattttttgtttttaaaaatattttttttttaatttgtttttaaaaatactttttttaatttgtttttaattttttgtttttaaaaatatttttttttctttttttaatctagctatttttttgaatttttctatatatttttaatatttttatttatttatttttaattattattattattttttatttattatttttttttattagtatatttttattattatttttttttgttattatttttttatattttattggttttgtatCGTAGCACCGTTTTGTTAgcatagtttttgtttgttttgttgcttAGCGTGAGAAAGCATTcatagtaaatttaaaaaatgtcgaaaaatataaatttttattccaagtaaaaaaggaattttgtttaTAGATTACTGgttgtaaaacaatttttttcttttatttattattttttcttatgtttgtttttattttattttctgtttttattgagTTTTTCTTCCATTATctttatttgtatgtttttaattattattattaattttttaaattattattttttttatatttttatttttgttttttttttcttatttttaattttgttttttttttcttatttttaattttttttttcgatttttttgttgcattaatttttgcagTGTTCATTAATTTTCGTTAATTTATGTCGCAGCTCCATTCTGTTagcataaatttttgttttatcaaaTGCAACACACTTCTCTTTAATCCTGCCACAACCACACTCACTTACTTTGCAATCATTTTCTCTTCAgctatttgtaaatatacaatGTGGTATTTGTAAGCgaacaaacaaaaatacttgTAGCTCTTAAGGATATTTCGCAGCTTTGCTgcatttcatttacaaaatGTAACTcctaaaactgtttttttttttttaaatgtaactgtgtgtgtttgtgcgtgtgtttgtttgATGTGAATTATGAAAATGTACAAAGTGTAGTTTAAATAAAGGTTATAAACAATTACTAGCATTATTGCAATATTGTTGCAACGGTCCGGCAATTTAtcgtattatatttatattttgtaaatatcagtcacagcagcaatagcagcGAGCTAACGGAGCaaagcataaaattaaatagCAATACATATAGTGCTGGAAGCactatacacacaaatataaatatttatactaaaaatatgtaatgaaattatttaatacaattggAATGCAAATGCCTGAAACTGTTAGTTTGCAGTGTTCAGCAATATAACGGTTAATTTacatataagttaattttattttacaactattataataaacaaattatgcaaaactgcatgcatatatacaaatatcatTTAAAGACGTATTGCTTaactttaaatacatacatacacatacatacatatatttctgcataagaatttttatattttgtatttagctACTAAATCTTAATTCTTAAAATGCGCATAtgttttgtaatattatttgaatatcATAAATTTTGGGTCCAAACTTCTCgttttagttaatttaatttagtttatttttttaattacacaatTACCTaagtttgttataaaaaattgtatgaaaatagtTATGGATTGTAAACGTTTTGTTTTATGTGTAAATTACTTGTATTTTAAACATggacaaatttataaaacaaaaaaatacagcatatatttttaaacacacatacatttgtgcATGATTTTCAttggtttaatttttgataaaaataaatattagtcaGTGGAGGATGttcatacataatatatgtatacacatatatgtgtgtatgcaaattttataagaatttcGCGAAATTTTGAGAAAAGCGTGTGAATAAggtcataaattaaaaaaaatttcgcattctttatagaaattttttataaaattcaaaaagaaaaaaatgtaaaagttaaGGATgtgttttaaataacttttaaactGCTTTTCCATTTGGAAAACACTAGTGGCGTTTATGGCTTCACACTGTAATTTGAGgttagaataatttttaatattttactatttagtTGTATACTTACTGGcttttcataaacaaaatatttttatttaattacaattctattaataacaaatgaaaattacggctgattttcaataaaattattaaatttaattattttataaatttcttttcttatttttttatatttgtactttttaactttgtttttatttaaaaaactttaataaaattttttgcctttttatttttttcttagacttttttaatagttttttttatttttgttttaatagtaattttttttttgtaattttttaatttttgttttaatagtaattttttttttaatttttttatattattaaattttttaatatattttttatctaattttttaaatttttattaatttttttattgttttttaatggatttaatattaaatttatgataaactttttgaaataaaataattttaaatatgttaaatgttaaaaattaaacaaaaaatgtataaacacattatttttaattgttatttttttcattttttcatttttactttatttaataaataattcttttgaattatatttataatatttaattatgttcttccctttattatattttatttaaacaaatattattatctgTGAACTTTAAACAAAACTACTTCTGTGACTCACATAGAAAACtggaatatttgaaatactTGTTAGGAAGAATGTTCTCTAAACGACAGATTTACACAGTAATTAggggaaaattgtaaaaaaaatactataactgtataaaaatatttcaatttacagCTTAAGAGCTACTATCTTATACTAGTTGAGATAAATtggtttgtttaatttttgcagataataaatatacatacataagtaaacaTATTACATAAAATCATCAATAAACTAGCTGTTTCTAACCTCAATTGATGCAAATCTTAATTAGgcgattttttttctaaatttccgAAGTATTGCTCACTAATCTagtgttttttgaaatgcaataTGACAGAcagattttgtattttataaggtcttTCTGTATTCTATATAATAATCGAAATCGGATTGATTTTGTTTCTTGTTTATACGGGATTGaaattgtatgtgtgtttaacaAGTGGTTTCAACTTGGCAATAGCCAAACATGCTTGGAAACAATTTATGTGCAAAAGTATTATGTAGCATTAATTGTAAATCAAATTTTGCTTCCAAAGttcagtatatgtatgtatgtatgaagcgGGTTTGCATGCATGTTTGTATAAGGTTAGGTTATATTGCAGGGCTTTCTAGTGCTAGTAAAATTTACATTGAGTGTGTAAATAcacaatgtacatatatacatatgtatatacaagttactcataagttaaatttaagtaagaatatctatatacatacatatgtaaatgggTACGTAGGAAAAATTGCTTTTTTACGATGCAGTATGACGACATAGAATGTATGAACATACAACCGacctataaatacatacatactatgtatatttgtacatttgaatatgtaattaataaaaaattaaaaataaacgaatgATTAATAcgctaatatatataaaaataatttattacttaatgAGCAGaattttcgttaaatttttattcaacagTAAAGAATGTAGTAACATGCCTACATAAGCACatctatatttgtatatatatgtatatgtatatattttgacaattttaattataatatttataagtatttttgtttgaaaatacttttgtacatatttatctaAGAAATTGtaattacttgtatattttagatttttatttctacacatacatatatactagcgAAAGTTTTATATGtgtacttataaaaaaaacatgcatatgtatgtacatacatgactCTGTTAAATAGTTATTAGCTATAAACTATTTTCGGTTGAAatgttttgtaaatatgtttatttgtaaTTACTGAATATTAAAAGttaagtttattcaaaacaCATACGGACACTCAAATGTATGTAATACAAATATTCACAGTTATGTGCAACAGAAAAACTGTAACTACGCTCATACCTATACACatcttcacatacatatatattatatatattaaaaatatttacaaataaaactaGTAggccaaattatttttaaagtcctTGTGTAAAAACTGGAATATTTCACAGAATTGCCGCTTTCTATAAAATACTTGAATGCATGTCACGAATATCACAAGcataaaattacatacatacatacatgcatgcgtCGATGGAAATCTCGTTATTGCGGCAAATGCATCGAAGAGCAATTGcattacttataaaaaaaacatgcatatatacaagcatataataatatttagcgaAAAATTGGTATGAACTAAATAAacacaattatatacatacttacatgtacatatgtacatgcataaaaGCAATGATATGCTTTGTGGTGTATTGACAAAACATACCATAACATTTAATATAAGTTGTAGTTTAATTACAATTAAGTGCagtttaaatgaatatatattatgaTTGTAACTATATGGTAAGTTAGCGTTTAAGTTAGgcatttttgaaagcaaatacaatttttcaatataaaatacttattattgttgttgttcatttaaggaaatgtaatttaaattgtttaacgggtaatgtatttaatttggaaagattattttgtaatttttaaaaataaggaaTGAAAATTTAGGAAGAGCAAATACTACTACTACTCAATTCTCACAACAACCGATTCTATTGTATTGGAATTGAATCGGATTTTTCCGGCTGTTATTTCGAGGATCTAACCTTGTTTGGATCGTTACTCGCTACAACAGCAACTGCTGCCCTTTTATAATTGATTTATGGTATTCTTGTGTGTCGTCCGTgctaatttgaatcaaatttgaGGTATTTTAATATACTTTGGCGTGCTGAGTAAGTTAATATTGCAAGTACGTAGAATCATACAAATGTtccgatgttgttgttgtagcggcagaaaacatctCCAAGCCCGATTTATTGACTTCTGTTTGTTCGGTTGTATTTATCGTAGATGCTTTGGAAATGGATATATATAATGACCTAAGTAACTGCAAAAGCAGATAGAGACTAAGTTGATAGGGAAAATAGCCTCAGTCCGACCACAAATTCGTTTGATAACGAGAGGAGgactatatttaaaatttgattgCAGAACTAAGCCTTTACTTACTTGAGTAAATGATCAAACCTGTGTGTTAgttgttgtaataaaatttttaagtacacAAATTGCATAGTGCCTTTGTGATTAAAAGAGCACTCATTTTTGTACAAACAgttattcaaaaatttcatatttcttaaaataataaataaattttgaattttattaaagtgtATTGTAAGCTAAAATGAACAATCGTGGTTATCGATAGAAATAATCGTGTACACATTATATGAACACTGCGCACTATTGTGAATGATCGAATAAGCACGTGTATGATTTGTTTACAATTCGCAAAATGACATTTAATACATTTCTTGGTATCAGTCGGTGCTAGTTggatattttagaatatttaaacaaaataagaaTGAATAAGAGCGCACAGCTGTGTGAACCGATGGAGCAAATACCGGTGGCAAAGAGGAGGACGGTTGTAGGTCCATGGAAGGATGTGTACGTtaatacttaatatataaaaccgtgcttaaatatgtgtaataatttgtaaaacttttttagtaaAGAATTCCGCAGCGTTTATGAATTCTTATTCGATGAAGACACCGATGTGGATCAACAAAAACGAGGACTAAGTCAAATTAATGTTTGGAGTTTGCGACGTAGTACACAGTGCCCAGCAGGTGTGCTCGCAACTAAAGCGCTTTTAGATGTACAACACTTAGATAAGGCTGAAGGGCAGCAAGCTGTTTCTGAAAGTCTTTTACAAACGTTGTATGCGAGCGCATTCACACGTTTCTTCAATTTTATGTCATCGACGATGCAAACACATAATATGCGTACAATGTACGATACGGCACGTATGCTGGGACTACCATCCTTTGTGGTAGATTTGCGACACATCTGTGCGCACGGACAAGTTCTACCACCCATTGACATACTGCGGACTTCCGTAAGCTATTGCTTGAATTGGCTGCGAAATTACTACTGGTTTCCACAATTAGAGTCAATGTGTGATGTGGAAGCGAGTAAAATACGTCGCAAGGATAAAACACTTTTCGAAGAGAATAtaactaaattatttataatttatgatgCAGCACTGGAATGTTATTGTAAAGGTGCGCATAATATGAAAAGTGGAAAACGGCATATAAGCGGCAAGCGGCTGGCACAATTGAGAGTATATTATGCTGAACGTAAATTGACTTCTCTAAAAGATACTCTCGAGTTAATTGTAAAGGAAATAATTACATTGGTCAGACGAGAAATTGGAATCAAAGATATGTCTGAAATTTTCATTGAAGCTCTATtaaagattaaatatttttttactattggaggtaaaaataatattctaaaaactttaaatataattaaaaatgcaatacctaaattaaattttttttcgcatttCAAGAGTCTCACAGCGCTGGCGAACCACTTGAATTTATAATTGCTGCGACGCAGAGCTTTTTCCGCATGCTAGCAGTCCATGGCTTTATTGAGGAtgtattttatagttttatagaATTGGCAGAAAATACGAACGTTTTGGAACTACGCCGAAATGGTGCTAGTTTTTGGGCAGTGCGAATAGCCGCTGGCTTTGTGGCGTTcagaaaatgcaaacaaatgtaTAAAGCTGAATTGGATGAGGTAATTTCCAATATAATCTAATTGCTACGTTTGTCTTCAATTAGTTTTTCTTTTACTCTTCACAGAATCCCAACACCAAAGATTTCGATTTCACTTCTTTGAATCAAGAAAATATTACGAAAAAAATGAGAAGGCATTTAATTTATGCAGGCGTCGATCTCAAATGTACACCAATTTTTGGGGACTCTATGCGTCGACCTTGGGTGTGGGTGGttgaaagaaattttgttgAGCAAAAACTGCGCGATATAAATCAATATAATGCACCAATTATTAAaaggtatattaatttatatatgcactattttaaattcacataatcatacacatatgtatttagcaTTCTGCCGCTGGTAGAGCCACCGCTAACGACATCGGAAATTCGGGGCATCTCGCTGCTTATTGATGCCTACTTTGGCAAGCGAATCGGTCTTAAAAAAAACGCCGCAAAACCAACAAATGAAGACGAGACAATACACACAGCAAGTGAACTATTGCAAGCGCTTGAAAAGCAAAGCAGCGATACTGAAAAAATGGATTGTGAAGTGACAGAACCAGTGGTAACTGATAAAGAGGAGTTTGGCATTTGGACATTAGAAAAAAGTAGGCATTTTATTATGTCGTTATAATATCTAtaactaattattattaaaatatttgcagatGATGAATTAATCAATTGGGCGGTATGTCCTTTGGGGCGATTACCCTGGGACTAATAGTTAAATTGATCCTAATGATGACTAGGGCTATATTTCCCTGCACCATACACATGTGTATAGATAAATATTAGTGTTACATACTTATGAATGTTAATGTTAACTCTGCGTATTcattaattgaatatttaactaaatataaaatattttgtatgtgtatttagtCAAATGGTGCTGACAGTTATTTACCTACAGTTAATTTagtgtacatatttttcttttatttttcatttgaaataaaGGAATTGACTATACATGCATTTGtatgcaacaaaaatttaattatgtatgtatgtattagagctcttaaaattatttgaataaccCGAAACCCGTCTATTCGAATATCCAGTTCGTACAAATACCAACCCAATAGAGACATATGTTacgactattcgaatagtcgtTCTTCTGCGACTATCGAATAGTTGCTCTGCTGCgagtatttgaataaatgaaaattgtttgaaatccaAGCAGTCTTTAATTGTTGACtttttcttttggtttttttttgattgaacGAATAGTCAACCACTAACGACTATCCGGATAGTGTAAGCCGAATATTACTCGAATAATTCCCTATTTGGTTAGTCCATTACGTACGCTTTTCCAAACACAAACTTGTAGTGCAGCCATTGATTGGGTCGTTGGTTCGAATACCAGCAGGGGTGAGtaaagttttatataatattgttttttattttcttctttgatttttattttttattatatttattaaataaatttccataatttttacttaatcaatattcaaataataatttagttatttaagtaaaaccaaatatttcaaataatgcaatttttccaCAAATAAACTCATACGTATTTTGTAAAGTCGCGATTTGTTGGGCTGCAGGTTCGATACCGCCAcgtggcattaaattttattgttttgatttttaattttttgcttatttttaatttaaaaaatttataaattttacgaACTCAAAAAGCTATATAAGTCTATTTCAATTTAACACagacaaaacaaattaaaaataatacaatttgctGTCATGCGCACTTTTGCTCACCTTATGCGCGCACACAAGCATACATGTATGCACATTGAACGCAACTGGCGCTTCTAAAATAAGACACATTGAAAAAGCAAACTGGTTTGTAGCAGAAATACGCAAGCATTCGCGTACGTATATGGAAGAAgagcaataaaatgaaatgtacGCAGAAGTAGGTGAAATTGAGTATTTGTTTTCGACTGGAAGGTTGGCATCTTCTGTAATCACGCTTCCGTGAGGTCGGATTGTGGGATGGCCTGAGGCCGGGAGTCCTGTGTGGTGGACCAGATCATGTTGACGGAACGTCCGCACTAAGCTTGCCATCAATATGGGTGTCAAGGAGGAGTCCTTGACATTCAGGTTGGCTAAGGAGGGATGAACCGGGCCAGGGGTGAAAACCAGCAGCCAAGAGTTCCCATGGTAGGCAGTAGTGGGATAGCGTACCGGAGTGAAATGCCACTACCAGCCTGGTCAATATGGTCAGACTGCAatctttttggtattttttttatttttttcttctattaTAAATTGAAATCTACTTGGgaaagatattaaattttcagaTTAATTGTAatagaaaaatatgaattttaatacaaaaattattatttttaaataaaaagtgaaacGGTCGATGTAGCAAAAAATACAAGTCACAAAAGTGTTCAATTAACTCTGGGTATCTTAGCTGAATATATATCCTGGCTGAATATATATgttcaatattataatttttagctattttagctaaattttattgtatgcttttgctaaaactatttcttaatttccttttaaaaatgaaataaatattaataataataatataacacgAAAAATAAAGACCTcggttttatactcttgcaacatgttgctagaaagtataataattttgtttacctaacggttgcttgcatcaccttaaaataatcgagttagatatatcaCCTTAAAATAATCGAGCTTAtcttgtacatataaatgttcaggatgaccagacgagttgaaatccaggtgactgtctgtctgtccgcatATTTCCCCCCCGCACATAGTTGTGTTGATATGTGAAGTACCTTtatgaaactcagagatcatAGAGACCATAGAGGTCATGTCAAAAATCGATAAAAGCAATTCATTACCATcactatctctcatataccaaatatacgatttttaaacttctgataatattggacatactatagtttaatgccgaaaatatgtgatatcGTTCTACGAATTACaccaactcccaaatactactTATATTGATTTCCTAACAAACCTAACGCTCAATATGTCGATCAGTGTATGAGGTATTcattaataaaatcaattaattgaaggaatttccccggatttgatctttgcaagttgcaagagtatcaaatgttcggttacacccgaacttagcccgcCCTTACTTGTTTATGAACACTTTTGTGGTTCACTATatttacatactcgtacatatgtatgtatatagacatTCTTGGAAGTTTAGAGCTAACATTTTTTATGTCTAATTCGACTGAGCGCGAATCTATCGAAGCGTATTAAGAATTAAAACCAATTATATATGCGATAATAATACTTATTgctaataatacatacatatattattaaactAACGAGGTCAAACTCGTTTAAACATTGACTGATTAAAATCGATAATCAACCTTGGTTTTGTATTGATGTAGGCGTGGTACAagatattttaaagtttaataAAGTCAACTTAAACCTTGGTTAAGCTTGTACCACATGAATAAAAAATGGAATAGTAGCTAccaaattcaccaaaaaaaaacaccatttTTTAACATATGCTATTAAAACTAAGGGTCTCAGTCAGTTTTTCTTTAAGGGGTCTTTGGAGTTCTTTGTCGAGCCAAAAACGcccttttcaataatt encodes:
- the LOC106620292 gene encoding uncharacterized protein is translated as MNKSAQLCEPMEQIPVAKRRTVVGPWKDVKEFRSVYEFLFDEDTDVDQQKRGLSQINVWSLRRSTQCPAGVLATKALLDVQHLDKAEGQQAVSESLLQTLYASAFTRFFNFMSSTMQTHNMRTMYDTARMLGLPSFVVDLRHICAHGQVLPPIDILRTSVSYCLNWLRNYYWFPQLESMCDVEASKIRRKDKTLFEENITKLFIIYDAALECYCKGAHNMKSGKRHISGKRLAQLRVYYAERKLTSLKDTLELIVKEIITLVRREIGIKDMSEIFIEALLKIKYFFTIGESHSAGEPLEFIIAATQSFFRMLAVHGFIEDVFYSFIELAENTNVLELRRNGASFWAVRIAAGFVAFRKCKQMYKAELDENPNTKDFDFTSLNQENITKKMRRHLIYAGVDLKCTPIFGDSMRRPWVWVVERNFVEQKLRDINQYNAPIIKSILPLVEPPLTTSEIRGISLLIDAYFGKRIGLKKNAAKPTNEDETIHTASELLQALEKQSSDTEKMDCEVTEPVVTDKEEFGIWTLEKNDELINWAVCPLGRLPWD